In the genome of Pseudomonas protegens, one region contains:
- a CDS encoding EAL domain-containing protein, translating into MPKPADRIPPMPRIHAIDPKESEQSWESAPQLLAALNGARLGAWYWDIESGQISWSRGTQALFGFDPRQPLPENLEYLDLLPIEDRARTVRAFHSVLAGAPLEQAMHHRIRWPDGSLHWLEINGSVLPDKHGKPRMIGVIREITHQRQREEALSNSEKRFATLFHLCPNTVLLTRLEDGLISEANQYFESQFGWPAEHVIGRTTLEIGLWVNPEQRAQLIKAVQKKGQAASLEVQFRASNGQIHDGILSAQKIELEGKPYLLSTFLDTSERKRAEQALKDSQERLDLALDSAQLGTWDWHIPSGMLYGSARAAQLHGLAPAPFHESFEAFFEGVPTEERDSMRDAYRSLREGPAGNYQLTYRVQLADGSSRYLESRARLYRDESGNPLRMAGTLLDITEQVEREQRLITSEEKFASLFQVSPDPICLTLLETGQFIEINSSFTQTFGWTQDDVINRSAEQVGFWEDPAPRLRRIERVIREQALNNVAVMVNHKDGHSLTCIISSRLITVDKQPCIVTTLRDITQQQRSEAALKASEEKFAKAFHSSPDAISITERETGRYLEVNDGFCRLTGYRTDEVLGHTMYQVGIWAEEAQLATLLTELRLKGRVHHLEVLGRNKRGEILTLEVSVEPITLNETPCLLLTARDVSLLKNAQAQIRHLAYHDPLTNLPNRALLMDRLSQQIALLKRHNLRGALLFLDLDHFKHINDSLGHPVGDTVLKIITARLEASVRMEDTVARLGGDEFVVLLSGLEGSRNEVSEQVRHLAGTLRELLSEPMFLDGQRLQVTPSIGVALIPDHGSTPTDLLKRADIALYRAKDSGRNTTQMYHNTMQKAASERLRMETDLRLALSRGEFSVHFQPQVDARDNRIVGAEALVRWQHPELGAQSPTEFIKVLEDSGLILEVGTWILDEACLAFSQLMEEGLVDPYHFSLCVNISPRQFRQTDFVEKIEHSLTEYALPSSLLKLEITEGIVIQNLDDTISKMRRLKKLGVSFAMDDFGTGYSSLTYLKRLPVDTLKIDQSFVRDATHDPNDAEIIRAIVAMARSLNLKVIAEGVETPQQLEFLQGLDCHLYQGYLHSRPLPLSEFKKLLK; encoded by the coding sequence ATGCCAAAACCCGCTGATCGTATTCCACCCATGCCGCGTATCCATGCCATCGACCCAAAGGAGTCGGAGCAGAGCTGGGAAAGCGCGCCACAGCTGCTTGCCGCCCTCAATGGGGCTCGGCTGGGGGCCTGGTATTGGGATATTGAAAGCGGGCAGATCAGTTGGTCACGGGGCACCCAGGCGCTGTTTGGCTTCGATCCGCGCCAACCCCTGCCGGAAAACCTCGAATACCTTGACCTGCTGCCCATCGAAGACCGGGCCAGGACCGTGCGCGCCTTTCATTCGGTGCTGGCGGGCGCCCCACTGGAACAGGCCATGCACCACCGCATCCGCTGGCCCGACGGCAGCCTGCACTGGCTGGAAATCAACGGCAGCGTACTGCCGGACAAGCACGGCAAACCCCGCATGATCGGGGTGATCCGCGAGATCACCCACCAGCGCCAACGCGAAGAAGCCCTCAGCAACTCGGAAAAACGCTTCGCCACCCTGTTTCACCTGTGCCCCAACACGGTGCTGCTGACCCGCCTGGAAGATGGCCTGATCAGCGAGGCCAACCAGTACTTCGAAAGCCAGTTCGGCTGGCCCGCCGAACATGTGATCGGCCGCACCACCCTGGAGATCGGCCTGTGGGTCAATCCCGAGCAGCGTGCCCAACTGATCAAGGCCGTACAGAAGAAAGGCCAGGCCGCCAGCCTCGAAGTGCAGTTCCGCGCCAGCAACGGCCAGATCCACGACGGCATCCTCAGCGCACAGAAGATCGAACTGGAAGGCAAGCCCTACCTGCTCAGCACCTTTCTCGACACCAGCGAGCGCAAAAGAGCCGAACAGGCCCTCAAAGACAGCCAGGAACGCCTCGACCTGGCCCTGGACTCGGCACAACTGGGCACCTGGGACTGGCACATTCCCAGCGGCATGCTGTACGGCTCGGCACGCGCCGCGCAATTGCACGGCCTGGCGCCGGCGCCCTTCCACGAATCCTTCGAGGCATTTTTCGAGGGCGTGCCCACCGAAGAGCGCGACAGCATGCGCGATGCCTATCGCAGCCTGCGCGAGGGCCCGGCGGGCAACTACCAGCTGACCTACCGGGTGCAACTGGCGGACGGCAGCTCGCGCTACCTCGAAAGCCGCGCCCGCCTCTATCGCGACGAGTCGGGCAACCCCCTGCGCATGGCCGGAACGCTGCTGGACATTACCGAGCAGGTGGAGCGCGAACAGCGCCTGATCACCTCCGAGGAGAAATTCGCCAGTCTGTTCCAGGTCAGCCCGGACCCCATCTGCCTGACCCTGCTGGAAACCGGCCAGTTCATCGAGATCAATTCGAGCTTCACCCAGACCTTTGGCTGGACCCAGGACGACGTGATCAACCGCAGCGCCGAGCAGGTCGGCTTCTGGGAAGACCCCGCCCCACGACTGCGGCGGATCGAACGGGTGATTCGCGAACAGGCGCTGAATAACGTGGCGGTGATGGTCAACCACAAGGACGGCCATTCGCTGACCTGCATCATTTCCAGCCGCCTGATTACCGTCGACAAACAGCCGTGCATCGTCACCACGCTGCGGGACATCACCCAGCAACAACGCTCCGAAGCCGCGCTCAAGGCCAGTGAGGAAAAATTCGCCAAGGCCTTCCACTCCAGCCCCGACGCCATCAGCATCACCGAGCGCGAAACCGGCCGCTATCTGGAGGTCAACGACGGTTTCTGCCGCCTGACCGGCTACCGCACCGATGAAGTGCTCGGCCACACCATGTACCAGGTTGGCATCTGGGCCGAAGAGGCCCAGCTCGCCACGCTGCTGACTGAGCTCAGACTCAAGGGCCGGGTGCATCACCTGGAAGTGCTCGGGCGAAACAAGCGCGGGGAGATCCTCACCCTTGAGGTTTCGGTGGAGCCGATCACCCTCAATGAAACCCCATGCCTGCTGCTCACGGCCCGGGATGTCAGCCTGCTGAAGAATGCCCAAGCGCAGATCCGCCACCTGGCCTACCACGACCCTTTGACCAACCTGCCCAACCGCGCCCTGCTGATGGACCGCCTGAGCCAGCAGATCGCCCTGCTCAAGCGCCATAACCTGCGGGGCGCCCTGCTGTTCCTCGACCTGGACCACTTCAAGCACATCAACGATTCCCTGGGCCACCCGGTGGGCGACACCGTGCTGAAGATCATCACCGCCAGGCTGGAAGCCAGCGTGCGCATGGAGGACACCGTGGCGCGCCTGGGCGGCGATGAATTCGTGGTACTGCTCAGCGGCCTGGAAGGCTCGCGCAACGAGGTCAGCGAACAGGTGCGGCACCTGGCGGGAACCCTGCGCGAACTGCTGTCGGAACCGATGTTCCTCGACGGTCAGCGCCTGCAGGTCACCCCCAGCATCGGCGTGGCGCTGATCCCCGATCACGGCTCGACCCCCACCGACCTGCTCAAGCGCGCCGACATTGCCCTCTATCGGGCCAAGGACTCCGGGCGCAACACCACGCAGATGTACCACAACACCATGCAGAAGGCCGCCAGCGAGCGCCTGCGCATGGAAACCGACCTGCGCCTGGCCCTGTCCCGTGGCGAATTCAGCGTGCACTTCCAGCCCCAGGTCGACGCCCGCGACAACCGCATCGTCGGCGCCGAGGCCCTGGTGCGCTGGCAGCACCCTGAACTGGGCGCTCAATCACCGACCGAATTCATCAAGGTCCTGGAGGACAGCGGGCTGATCCTTGAAGTCGGCACCTGGATTCTCGATGAAGCCTGCCTGGCCTTCAGCCAACTGATGGAAGAGGGCCTGGTGGATCCTTATCACTTCAGTCTGTGCGTCAATATCAGCCCACGCCAGTTCCGCCAGACCGACTTTGTCGAGAAAATAGAACACAGCCTGACGGAGTACGCCTTGCCCTCATCGCTGCTCAAGCTGGAAATCACCGAGGGCATCGTGATCCAGAACCTGGACGACACCATCAGCAAGATGCGCCGCCTGAAAAAACTCGGCGTCAGCTTCGCCATGGATGACTTCGGCACCGGCTACTCATCCCTGACCTACCTCAAGCGCCTGCCGGTGGACACCCTGAAGATCGACCAGTCCTTCGTCCGCGACGCCACCCACGACCCCAACGATGCGGAAATCATCCGCGCCATCGTCGCCATGGCCCGCAGCCTGAACCTGAAGGTCATCGCCGAAGGCGTGGAAACCCCGCAGCAACTGGAATTCCTCCAGGGACTGGATTGCCATCTGTACCAGGGCTACCTGCACAGCCGGCCGCTGCCTCTGAGCGAATTCAAGAAGCTGCTGAAATGA
- a CDS encoding Hsp20 family protein yields MSTAFSLAPLFRSSVGFDRFNDLFESALRNEPSSSYPPYNVEKHADDQYRIVIAAAGFQEEDLDLQVEKGVLTVSGGKRDANESVTYLHQGIAQRAFKLSFRLADHIEVKAAALSNGLLNIDLLRVVPEEAKPKRIPINGAQQPALQH; encoded by the coding sequence ATGAGTACTGCATTTTCCCTGGCTCCACTGTTCCGTTCCTCTGTTGGCTTCGACCGTTTCAACGATCTGTTCGAATCGGCGTTGCGCAACGAACCGAGCAGCAGCTATCCACCCTACAACGTTGAAAAACACGCCGACGACCAATACCGCATCGTCATCGCGGCTGCCGGCTTCCAGGAAGAAGACCTGGACCTGCAAGTGGAGAAAGGTGTGTTGACCGTGAGCGGTGGCAAGCGCGACGCCAATGAAAGTGTCACCTACCTGCACCAGGGCATTGCCCAGCGTGCATTCAAGCTGTCCTTCCGTCTGGCCGACCATATCGAGGTCAAGGCCGCGGCCCTGAGCAACGGTCTGTTGAACATCGACCTGCTGCGGGTTGTACCGGAAGAGGCCAAGCCAAAGCGCATCCCGATCAACGGTGCGCAGCAGCCGGCTCTGCAACACTAA
- a CDS encoding tRNA-dihydrouridine synthase — protein sequence MQIALAPMEGLVDNILRDVLTRVGGIDWCVTEFIRVNDRLLTPAYFHKLAPELLRGAHTAAGVPLRVQLLGSDPVCLAENAALACELGSEVIDLNFGCPAKTVNKSRGGAVLLKEPELLNQIVEHVRRAVPAHIPVTAKMRLGFDSPDGSLVCATALAEGGAEHIVVHARTKVDGYKPPAHWEWIPRVQEVVKVPVFANGDIWSVEDWRRCREISGVEDIMLGRGLVSRPDLARQIAAARAGEEVVAMSWADLQPLLQDFWAQVVVQLTPRSAPGRLKQWLAMLTRNYPEAVELFTALRRETDLDQVGRLLGMPRSEAA from the coding sequence ATGCAAATTGCCCTGGCGCCCATGGAAGGGTTGGTCGACAACATTCTGCGGGATGTGTTGACTCGTGTTGGCGGGATCGACTGGTGTGTCACCGAGTTCATCCGCGTCAACGACCGTCTGCTGACGCCTGCCTATTTCCACAAGCTCGCTCCCGAGTTGCTGCGCGGTGCGCACACCGCTGCCGGCGTGCCGTTGCGCGTGCAGTTGCTGGGCTCGGACCCGGTGTGTCTGGCCGAGAACGCTGCGCTGGCCTGTGAGCTGGGCAGTGAGGTCATCGATCTGAACTTCGGTTGCCCGGCCAAGACCGTCAACAAATCCCGGGGCGGGGCAGTGCTGCTCAAGGAGCCGGAGCTGCTGAATCAGATCGTCGAGCATGTGCGGCGGGCGGTGCCGGCCCATATCCCGGTCACGGCAAAGATGCGTCTGGGGTTCGACAGCCCGGACGGTTCGCTGGTGTGCGCGACCGCGTTGGCCGAGGGCGGCGCCGAACATATCGTGGTTCACGCCCGGACCAAGGTCGATGGCTACAAGCCGCCGGCTCACTGGGAGTGGATTCCCCGGGTCCAGGAGGTGGTCAAGGTGCCGGTGTTCGCCAACGGCGATATCTGGAGCGTCGAGGATTGGCGGCGCTGCCGGGAGATAAGTGGCGTCGAGGACATCATGCTCGGCCGTGGCTTGGTTTCGCGTCCTGACCTGGCACGGCAGATCGCCGCTGCCCGGGCGGGCGAGGAGGTGGTGGCCATGTCCTGGGCCGATCTGCAGCCCCTGCTCCAGGACTTCTGGGCCCAGGTGGTGGTGCAACTGACGCCGCGTTCGGCGCCGGGGCGGCTCAAGCAGTGGCTGGCCATGCTGACCCGCAACTACCCGGAGGCGGTGGAGTTGTTTACTGCTCTGCGCCGGGAAACCGACCTGGACCAGGTGGGGCGCCTGTTGGGCATGCCGCGCAGCGAAGCGGCGTAA
- a CDS encoding acyl-CoA thioesterase translates to MSWDLATPFVIDLQVAAEDIDGLGHANNAVYVSWLERCAWRHSQRLGLDLAEYRRLDRAMAVVRHEIDYLAAAYEGDELQLATWIVDWDQRLKMTRRFQLVRPSDGSTLLRAQTTFVCIELSSGKPKRMPAEFLEGYGPALQGS, encoded by the coding sequence ATGAGTTGGGATCTGGCAACGCCATTCGTCATTGATCTGCAGGTGGCGGCCGAAGATATCGATGGTCTGGGGCACGCCAACAATGCGGTTTATGTTTCGTGGCTAGAGCGCTGTGCCTGGCGGCACTCCCAGCGCCTGGGGCTGGATCTGGCGGAGTATCGGCGGCTGGATCGGGCGATGGCCGTGGTGCGACACGAGATCGACTACCTGGCTGCCGCTTACGAAGGGGATGAGTTGCAGCTGGCCACCTGGATCGTCGATTGGGATCAGCGGTTGAAGATGACCCGGCGTTTCCAGCTGGTTCGTCCGAGCGATGGCAGCACCTTGCTGCGGGCGCAGACCACCTTTGTCTGCATCGAGCTGTCCAGCGGCAAGCCCAAGCGCATGCCCGCCGAGTTCCTCGAAGGCTACGGCCCGGCCCTGCAAGGCTCCTGA
- a CDS encoding alpha/beta fold hydrolase, translating into MSGLSWIRGVNGTLGWVAPQWAANRMRQLFMTPRELPPREWELPLLERAERLTLRFGLSALRWGQGPTVMLMHGWEGRPTQFASLIEALVAAGYTAVALDGPAHGRSPGEEANVVLFARAMLEAAAELPPLRAVIGHSMGGASAMLAVQLGLRSETLVSIAAPARILGVLRGFARFMGLPPRARSAFIRQVEEKVGMRAASLDVAQYQLDMPGLIVHAEDDRFVSVKESELIHQAWFDSRLLRLSEGGHQRVLADPRVVEAVMALVTGRHLQARQSA; encoded by the coding sequence ATGAGCGGATTGAGCTGGATTCGTGGCGTCAATGGCACCCTTGGCTGGGTGGCTCCTCAATGGGCGGCGAATCGGATGCGCCAGCTGTTCATGACGCCTCGCGAGCTGCCGCCGCGGGAATGGGAGCTGCCGCTGCTGGAGCGCGCCGAGCGCCTGACCTTGCGCTTTGGGCTTTCCGCCTTGCGTTGGGGGCAGGGACCAACGGTCATGCTGATGCATGGCTGGGAAGGGCGGCCCACGCAGTTCGCCAGCCTGATCGAGGCGCTGGTGGCGGCCGGTTATACCGCTGTGGCGCTGGATGGTCCGGCCCATGGCCGCTCTCCGGGGGAGGAGGCCAATGTGGTGTTGTTTGCCCGAGCGATGCTGGAGGCCGCGGCAGAGCTGCCGCCGTTGCGGGCGGTGATCGGCCATTCCATGGGCGGTGCCAGTGCCATGCTCGCCGTGCAATTGGGCTTGCGTAGCGAAACCCTGGTCAGTATTGCCGCGCCAGCGCGCATCCTTGGGGTGTTGCGCGGTTTTGCCCGTTTCATGGGCTTGCCGCCCAGGGCGCGCTCGGCCTTCATTCGTCAGGTGGAGGAGAAAGTCGGCATGCGCGCCGCCAGCCTGGATGTGGCCCAGTATCAACTGGACATGCCCGGTCTGATCGTTCACGCGGAGGATGATCGCTTCGTGTCGGTCAAGGAGTCGGAATTGATCCATCAAGCCTGGTTCGACAGTCGCCTGTTGCGCTTGAGCGAAGGCGGTCATCAGCGGGTGCTGGCTGATCCGCGAGTGGTCGAAGCGGTGATGGCTCTGGTCACCGGGCGCCATCTGCAAGCGCGCCAATCTGCCTGA
- a CDS encoding TetR/AcrR family transcriptional regulator: protein MNDKKAQTRERILQAASSALIQRGPAEPSVGEVMGAAGLTVGGFYAHFESKDALMLEAFTQLLSHRRGLLDEMDSSLSGEERRALTAAFYLSRKHRDSTEQACPIPASVGEFGRLPESFRKALTEHMELMVAQLATCPEDMDKALADMALMVGGLSLARALGPGELSDRLLRAAKSAIL, encoded by the coding sequence ATGAACGATAAAAAAGCTCAAACCCGCGAACGTATTCTCCAGGCCGCCAGTTCCGCGCTGATTCAGCGGGGCCCGGCAGAGCCCAGTGTGGGGGAGGTGATGGGCGCGGCCGGGCTGACCGTGGGCGGCTTCTATGCGCACTTTGAGAGCAAGGATGCGTTGATGCTTGAAGCCTTTACCCAGTTGCTCTCCCACCGCCGCGGCTTGCTCGACGAGATGGACTCAAGCCTCAGTGGCGAAGAGCGCCGGGCGCTGACGGCGGCTTTCTACCTGTCGCGCAAGCATCGCGACTCCACGGAGCAGGCCTGCCCGATTCCGGCGTCCGTGGGCGAATTTGGGCGGCTGCCCGAGAGTTTTCGCAAAGCCTTGACTGAACACATGGAGTTGATGGTGGCGCAGTTGGCCACTTGCCCGGAGGACATGGACAAGGCCCTGGCGGACATGGCGTTGATGGTGGGCGGGCTATCCCTGGCGCGGGCCCTGGGCCCGGGGGAGTTGTCCGATCGTTTGTTGCGTGCCGCCAAGTCGGCAATTCTATGA
- the gltX gene encoding glutamate--tRNA ligase, with protein sequence MTTVRTRIAPSPTGDPHVGTAYIALFNYCFAKQHGGEFILRIEDTDQLRSTRESEQQIFDALRWLGINWSEGPDVGGPHGPYRQSERGDIYQKYAQQLVDLGHAFPCFCTAEELDQMRAEQMARGETPRYDGRALLLSKEEVARRLAAGEPHVIRMKVPTEGVCVVPDMLRGDVEIPWDRIDMQVLMKTDGLPTYFLANVVDDHLMGITHVLRGEEWLPSAPKLILLYEYFGWEQPQLCYMPLLRNPDKSKLSKRKNPTSVTFYERMGFMPEAMLNYLGRMGWSMPDEREKFSLQEMVDNFDLSRVSLGGPIFDIEKLSWLNGQWLRDLPVEEFASRVQTWALNPEYLMKIAPHVQGRVETFSQIAPLAGFFFAGGVTPDAKLFESKKLSGDQVRQLMQLILWKLESLRQWEKDSITATIQAVVESLELKLRDAMPLMFAAITGQASSVSVLDAMEILGPDLTRFRLRQAIDLLGGVSKKENKEWEKLLGAIG encoded by the coding sequence ATGACCACCGTTCGCACGCGCATCGCGCCATCGCCTACCGGGGACCCCCACGTAGGTACCGCTTACATCGCTTTGTTCAACTATTGCTTTGCCAAGCAGCATGGCGGTGAGTTCATCCTGCGTATCGAAGACACCGATCAGTTGCGCTCGACCCGCGAGTCCGAGCAGCAGATTTTCGACGCCTTGCGCTGGTTGGGCATCAACTGGAGCGAAGGCCCGGATGTGGGTGGTCCTCATGGCCCGTACCGTCAGAGCGAGCGTGGTGACATCTACCAGAAGTACGCCCAGCAACTGGTGGACCTGGGTCACGCCTTCCCGTGCTTCTGCACCGCCGAAGAGCTGGACCAGATGCGTGCCGAGCAGATGGCTCGTGGCGAAACCCCGCGTTACGACGGCCGTGCCTTGCTGCTGTCCAAGGAAGAAGTGGCCCGGCGCTTGGCGGCCGGCGAACCGCACGTGATTCGCATGAAGGTGCCGACCGAAGGCGTCTGCGTGGTGCCGGACATGCTGCGCGGCGACGTCGAGATCCCGTGGGATCGCATTGACATGCAAGTGCTGATGAAGACCGACGGCCTGCCGACCTACTTCCTGGCCAACGTGGTCGATGACCACTTGATGGGCATCACCCACGTGTTGCGCGGTGAGGAATGGCTGCCGTCGGCGCCGAAACTGATCCTGCTCTACGAATACTTCGGCTGGGAGCAACCGCAGCTGTGCTACATGCCGCTGCTGCGCAATCCGGACAAGAGCAAGCTGTCCAAGCGCAAGAACCCGACTTCGGTGACCTTCTACGAGCGCATGGGCTTCATGCCCGAGGCCATGCTCAACTACCTGGGGCGCATGGGCTGGTCGATGCCGGACGAGCGCGAGAAGTTCTCGTTGCAGGAAATGGTCGATAACTTCGACCTGTCGCGGGTATCCCTGGGTGGGCCGATCTTCGATATCGAGAAGCTGTCCTGGCTCAATGGCCAGTGGCTGCGGGATCTGCCGGTGGAAGAGTTCGCCAGCCGGGTCCAGACCTGGGCGCTGAATCCCGAGTACCTGATGAAGATCGCGCCGCACGTGCAGGGCCGGGTCGAGACTTTCAGCCAGATCGCACCGTTGGCCGGCTTCTTCTTCGCCGGTGGCGTGACCCCGGATGCCAAGTTGTTCGAATCCAAGAAGCTTTCTGGTGATCAGGTGCGGCAATTGATGCAGCTGATCCTGTGGAAGCTCGAAAGCCTGCGCCAGTGGGAGAAAGACAGCATCACCGCGACCATTCAGGCGGTGGTTGAATCCCTGGAATTGAAACTGCGCGATGCCATGCCGTTGATGTTCGCCGCCATCACCGGTCAGGCCAGCTCGGTATCGGTGCTCGATGCCATGGAGATCCTGGGGCCGGATCTGACGCGTTTCCGTCTGCGTCAGGCCATCGACCTGCTCGGTGGTGTGTCGAAGAAAGAGAACAAGGAATGGGAAAAACTGCTGGGCGCCATCGGCTAA
- a CDS encoding HlyD family secretion protein yields MPAQLKRRLFVFLSLVLLVALGFLAHWWFHGRFYETTDNAYVQGEITRVSSQLSARIDEVLVQDNQHVEKGQLLVRLEGQDFQLAVDRAQAALATREAERLQAQSKLTQQASLIAASQAQVASSQASLGRSQIDLSRAQTLRKPGYVSEERVTTLSADNHIARSQVAKAEADLQGQRQQVNALNAEIKRLDAQIANAQAELAQAQLNLTRSEIHAPISGIIGQRAARSGQVVQAGAYLLSIVPDQDIWVQANFKETQIGHMQPGQQAELTFDAYGDTPIQARVDSLFAASGAQFSLLPPDNATGNFTKVVQRIPVKLTFAADNPLQGKIRPGMSVTVKVNVKDPVDGR; encoded by the coding sequence ATGCCTGCCCAACTCAAGCGTCGCCTGTTTGTTTTCCTGTCCCTGGTCCTGCTGGTCGCCCTGGGCTTCCTCGCCCATTGGTGGTTCCACGGGCGTTTTTATGAAACCACCGACAACGCCTACGTCCAGGGCGAAATCACCCGGGTTTCCAGTCAACTGAGCGCACGGATCGACGAAGTGCTGGTCCAGGACAACCAACACGTAGAGAAAGGCCAATTACTGGTACGCCTGGAAGGCCAGGACTTCCAGCTGGCGGTGGACCGCGCCCAGGCGGCCCTGGCCACTCGCGAGGCCGAACGCCTGCAGGCCCAGAGCAAACTGACCCAACAAGCCAGCCTGATTGCCGCCAGCCAGGCGCAGGTGGCATCGAGCCAGGCCAGCCTCGGCCGCTCGCAGATCGACCTGTCCCGGGCCCAGACCCTGCGCAAGCCCGGTTATGTGTCCGAAGAACGGGTCACCACCCTTTCCGCCGACAACCACATCGCCCGCTCCCAGGTGGCCAAGGCCGAAGCCGACCTGCAAGGCCAGCGCCAGCAGGTCAACGCCCTGAACGCCGAGATCAAGCGCCTCGACGCACAGATTGCCAATGCCCAGGCCGAGCTGGCCCAGGCGCAATTGAACCTGACCCGCAGCGAAATCCACGCCCCCATCAGCGGCATCATCGGCCAGCGTGCGGCGCGCAGCGGCCAAGTGGTGCAGGCCGGCGCCTACCTGTTGTCGATCGTTCCGGACCAGGACATCTGGGTTCAGGCCAACTTCAAGGAGACTCAGATCGGGCACATGCAACCCGGGCAACAGGCCGAGCTGACCTTCGACGCCTACGGCGACACCCCGATCCAGGCCAGGGTCGACAGCCTGTTCGCCGCCTCAGGGGCGCAGTTCAGCCTGCTGCCACCGGACAATGCCACCGGCAACTTCACCAAGGTGGTACAGCGCATTCCGGTAAAACTGACCTTTGCTGCCGACAATCCCCTACAAGGCAAGATCCGCCCGGGAATGTCGGTCACGGTCAAAGTGAACGTCAAAGACCCTGTCGATGGCCGGTGA
- a CDS encoding MDR family MFS transporter codes for MMSAMLGAFMAVLDIQITNSSLKDIQGALSATLEEGSWISTSYLVAEIIMIPLTAWLVQLLSARRLATWVSVGFLIASLLCSMAWSLESMIVFRALQGFTGGALIPLAFTLTLIKLPEHHRAKGMAMFAMTATFAPSIGPTLGGWLTENWGWEYIFYINVPPGLLMIAGLLYGLEKKEAHWELLKSTDYTGILTLGLGLGCLQVFLEEGHRKDWLESSLIVTLGSIALISLITFVIVQVSKPNPLINLGILRNRNFGLSSISSLGMGVGLYGSIYLLPLYLAQIQNYNALQIGEVIMWMGIPQLFLIPLVPKLMQFISPKWLCALGFGLFGLASFSSGVLNPDFAGPQFNQIQIIRALGQPLIMVTISLIATAYIQPQDAGSASSLFNILRNLGGAIGIALLATLLDARTKTYFDYLREALVPSNPQVAERLATLTEKFGSETAALGKLSEITHQQAQIMAYNDAFHFVGIALGISMLAVLLTKALPKGLKAGEAH; via the coding sequence GTGATGAGCGCCATGCTCGGCGCCTTCATGGCGGTGCTCGATATCCAGATCACCAACTCTTCGCTCAAGGACATCCAGGGCGCGCTGTCCGCCACCCTGGAGGAAGGCTCGTGGATCTCCACCTCCTACCTGGTGGCCGAGATCATCATGATCCCCCTCACCGCCTGGCTGGTGCAGTTGCTCTCGGCCCGGCGGCTGGCGACCTGGGTGTCGGTGGGTTTCCTGATCGCCTCCCTGCTCTGCTCCATGGCCTGGAGCCTGGAAAGCATGATCGTGTTCCGCGCCCTGCAGGGCTTTACCGGCGGCGCGCTGATTCCCCTGGCCTTCACCCTGACCCTGATCAAGCTCCCCGAACACCACCGGGCCAAGGGCATGGCCATGTTCGCCATGACCGCCACCTTCGCCCCCTCCATTGGCCCGACCCTGGGCGGCTGGCTCACGGAAAACTGGGGCTGGGAATACATCTTCTACATCAACGTGCCCCCGGGCCTGCTGATGATCGCCGGCCTGCTGTACGGCCTGGAAAAGAAGGAAGCCCACTGGGAACTGCTGAAAAGCACCGACTACACCGGCATCCTCACCCTCGGCCTGGGCCTGGGCTGCCTGCAGGTGTTTCTTGAAGAGGGCCACCGCAAGGACTGGCTGGAGTCGAGCCTGATCGTGACCCTGGGCAGCATCGCCCTGATCAGCCTGATCACCTTCGTCATCGTCCAGGTTTCCAAGCCCAATCCATTGATCAACCTGGGCATCCTGCGCAATCGCAACTTCGGCCTGTCGAGCATTTCCAGCCTGGGCATGGGGGTTGGCCTGTATGGCTCGATCTACCTGCTGCCGCTTTATCTGGCCCAGATCCAGAACTACAACGCCCTGCAGATCGGCGAAGTCATCATGTGGATGGGCATACCGCAGTTGTTCCTGATTCCCCTGGTGCCCAAGCTGATGCAGTTCATCTCGCCCAAATGGCTGTGCGCCCTGGGGTTCGGCCTGTTCGGGCTGGCGAGCTTTTCTTCCGGGGTGCTCAACCCGGACTTCGCCGGACCGCAGTTCAACCAGATCCAGATCATCCGCGCCCTGGGCCAGCCGCTGATCATGGTCACCATCTCGCTGATCGCCACGGCTTATATACAGCCCCAGGATGCCGGCTCGGCTTCGAGCCTGTTCAACATCCTGCGCAACCTCGGCGGCGCCATCGGCATCGCCTTGCTGGCGACCCTGCTGGATGCCCGGACCAAGACCTATTTCGACTACCTGCGCGAGGCGCTGGTGCCGAGCAACCCGCAGGTGGCGGAACGCCTGGCGACCCTGACCGAGAAATTCGGCAGTGAAACCGCGGCCCTGGGCAAGCTCAGCGAGATCACCCACCAGCAGGCGCAGATCATGGCCTACAACGATGCCTTCCATTTTGTCGGCATCGCCCTGGGCATCAGCATGCTGGCGGTGCTGTTGACCAAGGCCCTGCCCAAGGGCCTCAAGGCCGGCGAAGCCCACTGA